From the genome of Aspergillus fumigatus Af293 chromosome 1, whole genome shotgun sequence, one region includes:
- a CDS encoding Zn(II)2Cys6 transcription factor, producing the protein MPASRSNVTKRACDGCKIRKIRCGGGQPCVACTNSRIRCTYIRVQQPRGPQRLRSTTKYLIEQTQRGLDAPNGRCASAPVEQAGHQGHQTERLRIPTNILAPPLYVYHMRMYPVWPIVNAESLISVLQEDTERKDLSTYTLATAVAAATLAQLKLEDSTTGDSPTADAFAAECLHARDSCGYRSKPSLDNIRTSFFLHVYYENQQSGGSESLLYLREAITMAQMMRLHQEASYIGLSPEEQQLRRRILWLLFVTERGVCILHQLPVILKTNISTPGLDVNDEPQVLPAFLKLLNLFRLFEKSKMFDVIECESVGPHDLSRAGPDGRFLKLLQDGLQDGSALLDHTSDVQKADLCVTRHWMRLILWKNLSRNRTTYAHSPTSLFSPLFPVMVAKELVAIVTQLPRPAIEAHGLGMELKLYEIANSLADAVMNMEMARWPPVWDVESRPSQILTRLHAILSTFRGGGNKQLVELLYKKMAEVESISGLTLGVSLEEPASRPPFQQSSETPTCRDAATENALINELPAESSQMVTNHWFDFGASYTLQEGGDAQPDRSDGCIVPNDMMTAVASTPGTYSNAWTTESLLIPEDIGEMASLFTSLPSWPTPDEEFLRSFETPLSNEDMVFVHAPIVGT; encoded by the exons ATGCCGGCTTCACGATCAAACGTGACCAAACGTGCCTGTGACGGGTGCAAGATCCGCAAGATCCGTTGCGGAGGCGGCCAGCCATGCGTGGCCTGTACCAACTCGCGCATCAGATGCACTTACATTCGCGTTCAGCAGCCGCGAGGTCCGCAGCGTTTGCGCTCGACGACAAAGTATCTCATCGAGCAGACGCAGCGTGGACTGGACGCTCCAAATGGCAGATGCGCCTCTGCTCCAGTTGAACAGGCTGgtcatcaaggccatcaaacAGAGAG ATTGCGAATACCGACCAACATCCTTGCCCCTCCGCTCTACGTATATCACATGCGCATGTATCCGGTTTGGCCCATCGTCAATGCCGAAAGCCTCATCTCGGTACTACAGGAAGATACAGAACGAAAGGATCTGTCAACCTATACCCTGGCAACAGCCGtcgcagcagccaccctGGCTCAACTCAAGCTCGAAGATTCGACTACCGGCGACTCGCCCACCGCAGACGCCTTCGCGGCCGAGTGCTTGCATGCCCGTGATTCGTGTGGATATAGGTCAAAACCAAGCTTGGACAACATCCGGACATCGTTCTTCCTACATGTATACTACGAGAACCAACAGTCCGGAGGGAGCGAGTCGCTGCTTTATCTAAGGGAAGCCATTACCATGGCGCAAATGATGCGCTTACATCAGGAGGCTTCTTACATCGGACTCAGTCCGGAGGAGCAGCAACTCCGCCGTCGCATACTATGGCTGCTTTTTGTGACGGAACG GGGTGTTTGTATCCTCCACCAGTTGCCGGTGATACTCAAAACTAACATCTCGACCCCTGGGCTTGACGTCAATGACGAGCCGCAAGTCTTACCTGCATTCCTGAAACTACTCAATCTGTTCCGCCTTTTCGAAAAGTCCAAGATGTTCGATGTGATAGAGTGCGAGAGCGTCGGACCTCATGACCTCAGCAGAGCGGGACCGGACGGAAGATTCCTCAAACTGCTACAGGACGGCCTGCAGGACGGGTCGGCACTACTGGATCATACCTCGGACGTGCAGAAAGCAGATCTATGTGTTACCCGGCATTGGATGCGTCTCATCCTGTGGAAGAATCTGTCAAGAAACAGGACCACATACGCACATTCACCGACTTCGCTTTTCTCACCGTTGTTTCCAGTGATGGTCGCAAAGGAGCTCGTGGCCATAGTAACTCAGTTACCAAGACCGGCGATTGAGGCGCATGGCTTGGGAATG GAGTTGAAACTGTACGAAATTGCCAATTCTCTGGCGGATGCGGTTATGAACATGGAAATGGCCCGCTGGCCTCCTGTTTGGGACGTCGAAAGCCGTCCAAGTCAGATATTGACCCGCTTACATGCCATTCTGTCAACATTCCGCGGTGGTGGCAACAAGCAGCTGGTGGAATTGCTGTACAAGAAGATGGCCGAGGTGGAGTCAATTAGCGGACTCACATTGGGAGTGTCTCTGGAAGAGCCGGCTAGCAGGCCGCCATTTCAGCAGTCATCCGAGACACCAACTTGTAGAGATGCAGCGACAGAGAACGCACTCATCAACGAGTTACCAGCCGAATCGAGCCAGATGGTTACAAACCATTGGTTCGATTTTGGAGCTTCATACACATTGCAAGAAGGCGGAGACGCGCAGCCCGATCGTTCTGACGGTTGCATTGTACCCAACGATATGATGACGGCAGTAGCTTCGACACCTGGCACATACTCCAACGCATGGACCACGGAGTCCCTACTCATCCCTGAAGACATTGGGGAGATGGCATCCCTCTTCACGTCTTTACCATCATGGCCAACACCTGACGAGGAATTCTTGAGATCATTTGAAACGCCCTTATCCAACGAGGATATGGTTTTCGTGCACGCACCGATAGTAGGAACTTGA
- a CDS encoding putative MFS transporter — protein sequence MEDIEQGKVAITTHPKLKDGQDEDTHSSKLSVAVGQSQLAGVTPPHESYEGYHRFDPTASWSVKEERGVVFKTDMMLLSWICLMFFGLQLDRGNLSNALTDNFLNDLNLSTNDYNNGTTIQLVCFLAAEFPVQLLTKRFGFKRVLPCMMMAWSLVSWTQAWMTSRASFYVTRALIGACEGGFIPGAILFATYFYKTGELSVRLSFFWSTLNVARIISSLLAAGILQMRGVRGKTGWFWLFLIEGLLTFTIGLISFFYLPQSPTHTKSVLYPRSWYTEREEVIMINRLLRDDPSKGLTHIHDRATLTDILNAWSDKSMWGLYLIGLVAYIPQSPVQAYLSLTLKRLGFSTFDANMLSIPSAALQIILMLALSKSSEFFKERTFHCFIGELWSLPLLAALLALPAHGHNWGRFAITTMISGYPYFHPIVSSWISENTFDVKKRAITAATYNVIVQVGSVISSRKFRRMLALVCPKKADGAEIYRADDSPYYYRGNKVLISICVLSLIVFVAQREFLRYLNRQKERKWSTMSAEEKVLYQSDQEAREKEGNKRLDFRFKY from the exons ATGGAAGACATCGAGCAGGGCAAAGTCGCAATAACCACCCATCCCAAACTCAAAGATGGTCAGGACGAAGACACCCATTCCTCCAAGCTCTCCGTGGCCGTGGGCCAGTCCCAGCTGGCAGGTGTGACGCCGCCTCACGAGTCCTACGAGGGATACCACCGCTTCGATCCCACGGCGTCATGGAGCGTCAAAGAAGAGCGCGGCGTAGTCTTCAAGACGGATATGATGCTACTGTCCTGGATTTGTCTCATG TTTTTCGGCCTCCAACTCGACCGCGGCAATCTCTCCAACGCATTAACGGATAACTTCCTCAACGACCTGAACCTGAGCACAAATGACTATAATAAT GGCACCACAATCCAACTCGTCTGCTTTCTCGCCGCGGAATTCCCCGTCCAGCTTCTCACCAAACGCTTCGGCTTCAAGCGCGTTTTGCCCTGCATGATGATGGCCTGGAGTCTAGTCTCCTGGACACAAGCATGGATGACCTCCCGTGCTTCATTCTACGTGACGCGCGCGCTGATCGGCGCCTGCGAAGGGGGGTTCATCCCCGGGGCGATTCTCTTCGCGACCTATTTTTATAAGACCGGGGAGTTGTCTGTGCGGCTGTCCTTCTTTTGGTCCACATTAAAT GTTGCACGTATTATCTCCTCGTTGCTAGCAGCGGGGATTCTACAGATGCGCGGCGTCCGCGGCAAAACGGGGTGGTTCTGGCTGTTTCTGATTGAGGGACTGTTGACTTTTACGATTGGGTTGATT agcttcttctACCTCCCCCAGTCACCAACGCACACCAAGAGCGTCCTCTACCCCCGGTCCTGGTACACCGAGCGCGAGGAAGTCATCATGATCAAC CGCCTCCTCCGCGACGACCCCTCCAAAGGCCTCACGCACATCCACGACCGCGCCACGCTCACCGACATCCTGAACGCCTGGAGCGACAAGTCCATGTGGGGATTGTACCTCATCGGCCTGGTCGCGTACATCCCGCAGTCCCCCGTGCAGGCATATCTGTCACTCACCCTCAAACGCCTCGGCTTCTCCACCTTCGACGCAAACATGCTCTCCATCCCCTCCGCCGCGTTgcagatcatcctcatgcTGGCGCTATCCAAGAGCAGCGAATTCTTCAAGGAGCGGACATTCCACTGCTTTATCGGCGAGCTGTGGTCGCTGCCGCTGTTGGCGGCGTTGCTGGCGCTCCCGGCCCATGGGCATAACTGGGGCAGGTTTGCAATCACGACTATGATCTCGGGGTATCCGTATTTCCATCCGATTGTCTCGTCGTGGATCTCGGAGAATACGTTTGatgtgaagaagagagcgaTCACGGCGGCGACGTACAACGTGATTGTGCAGGTTGGGTCGGTTATTTCGTCTCGTAAGTTCCGTCGCATGCTGGCTTTGGTATGTCCCAAGAAGGCTGACGGAGCAGAAATCTATCGGGCGGATGACTCGCCCTACTACTACAGGGGCAACAAGGTGCTGATATCCATCTGTGTGCTTTCGCTGATCGTCTTTGTCGCCCAGCGTGAGTTCCTGCGTTATCTTAACCGgcagaaggaaagaaagtGGAGCACCATGTCggccgaggagaaggtcTTGTACCAGTCTGATCAAGAGGCcagagagaaggagggtAACAAACGTTTAGATTTCCGTTTCAAGTATTGA
- a CDS encoding TauD/TfdA dioxygenase family protein, translating into MPSIAASIRGGHEQARPSISQPLEYSGSLDSFSYLDLTPVIGREYTGLQVVDLLSSPERDRLIRDLAVTISQRGVVFFRNQDITPQQMREFMDKLTVLAGCPQSSGLHVHPLTEEGSELGDQISVISSEKQKKGGGLTHQLSDTSRFASVGWHSDISFERVPSDYAMLKIHTLPPTGGDTLWASAYEVYDRLSPAMATFLEGLTATHDASFFHDEARRLGNPLRKGVRGSPLNVGEELQAVHPVIRTNPVTGWKSVYVNRGFTKRINGVTKDESDVLLQYLFNLVTQNHDAQVRFRWNKNDLAIWDNRSTWHCATYDYAEARAGDRVCSLGEAPYLDIHSKSRKEALSD; encoded by the exons ATGCCATCTATCGCAGCGTCCATCCGAGGCGGCCATGAGCAGGCCCGGCCATCCATCTCACAGCCGCTGGAGTACTCTGGCAGCCTGGACTCCTTCTCTTATCTGGACTTGACACCTGTCATTGGAAGAGAGTATACCGGCCTGCAAGTGGTTGATCTTTTATCATCTCCGGAGCGCGATCGGTTGATCCGCGATCTCGCCGTTACCA TCTCCCAACGTggcgtcgtcttcttccgcaACCAAGATATCACACCGCAGCAGATGCGCGAGTTCATGGATAAACTGACCGTTCTCGCGGGATGC CCCCAATCCTCCGGGCTGCATGTCCATCCGCTCACCGAAGAAGGCAGCGAACTAGGCGACCAGATCAGCGTCATCAGCAGcgagaaacagaagaaaggaggCGGCCTCACCCACCAGCTCAGCGACACCAGCCGCTTCGCCTCAGTTGGCTGGCACTCGGACATCAGCTTCGAGCGCGTGCCGTCTGACTACGCCATGCTCAAGATCCATACCCTCCCCCCGACGGGCGGCGATACCCTCTGGGCGTCGGCGTACGAAGTATATGATAGATTGTCGCCAGCAATGGCGACGTTCCTGGAGGGGCTGACCGCGACGCACGATGCGAGTTTCTTCCATGATGAGGCGAGGCGGCTGGGGAATCCGCTGCGGAAGGGGGTGAGAGGGTCGCCGTTGAATGTGGGTGAGGAGTTGCAGGCGGTGCATCCTGTTATTCGGACGAATC CTGTGACGGGGTGGAAGTCCGTGTATGTCAACCGGGGGTTCACTAAGCGGATCAACGGGGTGACCAAGGACGAGTCGGACGTGCTGCTGCAGTATCTGTTCAAT CTGGTCACGCAAAACCACGACGCTCAGGTGCGGTTCCGATGGAATAAGAATGACCTGGCCATCTGGGATAACCGGTCGACCTGGCACTGTGCCACGTACGACTACGCTGAGGCGCGCGCTGGAGACAGAGTATGTAGTCTGGGGGAAGCGCCGTACCTGGACATCCACTCCAAGTCAAGGAAGGAGGCTTTGAGTGATTGA
- a CDS encoding putative pyridine nucleotide-disulfide oxidoreductase AMID-like: MPSNEHLVSLARRFRVLIAGASYSGLSAALTLLDLSRGQPSRFNYDTEIKPPQHHIPVDITLVDEKDGFYHLIGSPRALVDEQFASDTWTRFADIKALQCPHVRFIRGSVSAVDCKSKTATILDSVSQTIREEGYDFFIAGTGLRRVFPTVPQSRTREKFLAEVREFTADVVNARQGVVVVGGGAVGTEMATEIKLLYPQLHVTLIHSRERLLSAEPLPDDFKGRVGEVIRKTGVELILGQRVVDTTAMEEKTGRVWTLTLADGRAIKAGHVLSAVSRCTPTSSYLPPQALDEEGHVRIQPSLQFPSTVANANYHFAVGDLAAWSGIKRCGAAMHMGHYAGYNIHQLMLAECIASKPVFQELQEIPPMIGLCLGKTAVSYHPVDGVKDGEDILASMFGDDMAYKVCWNYMRLSEPWTPSS; encoded by the exons ATGCCATCAAACGAACACCTCGTCTCCCTCGCGCGTCGCTTCCGCGTCCTCATAGCAGGCGCCTCCTACAGCGGCCTCAGCGCAGCCCTCACCCTCCTCGATCTTTCCCGCGGCCAACCCTCCCGCTTCAACTACGACACGGAGATCAAACCACCACAGCACCACATCCCAGTAGACATTACGCTTGTAGACGAGAAAGACGGATTCT ACCATCTAATCGGATCGCCACGAGCACTGGTCGATGAGCAATTCGCCTCTGACACGTGGACGCGTTTCGCCGATATCAAGGCTCTCCAGTGCCCGCATGTGCGTTTTATTCGGGGAAGTGTTAGCGCTGTCGACTGCAAGAGCAAAACGGCTACGATACTGGACTCGGTGAGCCAGACGATCAGGGAGGAAGGGTACGACTTTTTCATCGCGGGGACGGGGCTCCGGAGGGTATTCCCCACCGTCCCGCAGAGTCGGACGCGGGAAAAGTTCCTGGCGGAGGTGAGAGAGTTTACTGCCGATGTGGTGAATGCTCGCCAGGGGGTAGTGGTTGTTGGTGGAG GCGCCGTGGGAACGGAAATGGCGACGGAAATCAAGTTGCTCTATCCCCAGCTGCATGTCACGCTGATACATTCTCGGGAGCGCCTTCTGTCCGCTGAGCCTTTGCCGGACGACTTCAAGGGCCGTGTTGGGGAGGTCATCCGGAAGACGGGCGTCGAGCTCATCCTGGGGCAGCGCGTTGTTGATACTACCgcgatggaggagaagacgggACGAGTGTGGACGCTGACGCTGGCGGATGGTCGTGCCATTAAAGCCGGTCATGTCCTCAGTGCCGTGTCGCGCTGCACACCTACTTCGTCATATCTGCCCCCTCAGGCcttggatgaggagggtCATGTTAGGATTCAGCCCTC GTTGCAATTCCCATCGACTGTCGCCAATGCCAACTACCACTTTGCCGTCGGCGACCTGGCTGCGTGGTCCGGTATCAAGCGCTGCGGTGCGGCGATGCACATGGGCCACTACGCGGGATACAATATCCACCAGTTGATGTTGGCCGAGTGCATCGCTTCTAAGCCTGTCTTCCAGGAATTGCAGGAGATTCCCCCAATGATCGGGCTGTGTCTGGGTAAGACGGCTGTCTCGTATCACCCGGTGGACGGAGTCAAGGACGGTGAGGATATTCTGGCGTCCATGTTCGGGGATGATATGGCGTACAAAG TGTGCTGGAATTATATGCGGCTGTCGGAGCCATGGACGCCTAGCTCGTAG
- the sidI gene encoding putative long-chain-fatty-acid-CoA ligase → MATIRRLQQTLSHLRPPKAPQLLSIVEGPTQPELLDITLGELLTLQSLQYGDYECLVFPWTGARWTYTDLKDEADRVARGLLAMGIQKGDRIGIMAGNCEQYISVFFAAARVGAILVVLNNTYTPSELYYALGHTDCRLLFLTPRIGRHSLEEVLAKLGPRPKEQGTSSALEEIIILRGQYSGFSTYEHVIQRGLPLPSHALQDREAELHSTDVCNLQFTSGSTGNPKAAMLTHHNLVNNSRFIGDRMNLTSFDILCCPPPLFHCFGLVLGMLAVVTHGSKIIFPSETFDPTAVLHAISDEKCTALHGVPTMFEAILSLPKPPNFDCSNLRTGIIAGAPVPRPLMKRLLEELNMTEYTSSYGLTEASPTCFNALTTDSIERRLTTVGKVMPHAKAKIIDTQGHIVPIGQRGELCIAGYQLTKGYWNNPEKTAEALITDSDGVTWLKTGDEAIFDEEGYCSITGRFKDIIIRGGENIYPLEIEERLAAHPAIEVASVIGIPDQKYGEVVGAFLALAADVSARPSDEELRAWTRETLGRHKAPQYFFVFGEEGVDRTIPVTGSGKVRKVDLRKIAASVLERRLAKTAAIKEK, encoded by the exons ATGGCAACTATACGACGGTTACAGCAAACTCTTTCACACCTTCGGCCGCCAAAGGCTCCCCAACTGCTGTCGATCGTCGAAGGCCCAACCCAACCAGAACTACTAGATATTACTCTCGGTGAACTTCTTACCCTTCAGAGCCTGCAATACGGCGACTATGAGTGTCTCGTTTTCCCCTGGACTGGCGCGCGCTGGACCTACACCGATCTGAAGGATGAAGCGGACCGGGTGGCTCGTGGCTTGCTGGCCATGGGGATTCAAAAGGGCGATCGGATAGGGATTATGGCGGGTAATTGCGAGCAGTATATCTCGGTTTTCTTTGCCGCTGCGCGTGTCGGGGCGATCCTGGTGGTGCTCAACAATACCTATACTCCGTCCGAGCTGTATTATGCTCTCGGGCACACAG ATTGTCGACTCCTGTTCCTGACTCCACGCATCGGCCGCCATTCGCTCGAGGAGGTACTAGCCAAGTTAGGGCCTCGTCCAAAAGAGCAGGGGACCTCGTCAGCGTTGGAGGAGATTATCATTTTACGAGGACAATACAGCGGTTTCAGCACATATGAACATGTTATCCAGCGCGGTTTACCGCTCCCCAGCCATGCACTGCAGGACCGAGAAGCGGAGCTCCATTCTACGGATGTCTGCAACCTGCAATTCACCAGCGGCTCGACAGGGAATCCCAAAGCCGCCATGTTAACACATCA CaacctagttaataattCCCGCTTCATCGGCGACCGGATGAACCTCACCTCGTTCGACATACTATGTTGCCCGCCGCCCCTCTTTCACTGTTTTGGCCTCGTGCTGGGCATGCTCGCCGTCGTCACCCACGGGTCAAAGATCATCTTCCCCAGTGAGACGTTCGATCCCACCGCCGTGCTGCACGCCATCTCGGACGAGAAATGTACCGCCCTGCACGGCGTACCCACCATGTTCGAGGCCATTCTGAGTCTTCCAAAGCCACCCAACTTTGACTGCTCGAACCTGCGGACGGGGATCATCGCCGGTGCGCCTGTTCCCCGGCCGCTCATGAAGCGGTTGCTTGAGGAATTGAACATGACCGAGTATACCAGCAGCTACG GCCTCACCGAAGCCTCACCCACCTGCTTCAACGCCCTAACCACCGACAGTATTGAGCGACGCCTTACAACCGTCGGCAAGGTCATGCCCCACGCTAAAGCCAAGATCATCGACACACAGGGCCACATCGTCCCCATCGGCCAGCGCGGCGAGCTCTGCATTGCCGGATACCAACTGACAAAGGGGTACTGGAACAACCCGGAGAAGACAGCTGAGGCGCTAATCACCGACTCGGATGGCGTAACCTGGCTCAAAACGGGCGATGAAGCCATCTTCGATGAGGAGGGTTACTGTAGCATCACCGGGAGattcaaagacatcattATCAGAG GCGGAGAAAATATCTACCCTCTCGAAATCGAAGAGCGACTGGCTGCACACCCAGCCATCGAGGTAGCCTCCGTAATCGGCATCCCAGACCAGAAGTACGGTGAGGTCGTGGGGGCCTTCCTTGCACTGGCTGCTGACGTGAGCGCGAGACCATCGGATGAGGAGCTCCGCGCTTGGACGCGGGAAACGCTGGGTCGGCACAAGGCGCCGCAGTATTTCTTTGTGTTTGGCGAGGAGGGCGTCGACCGCACTATTCCTGTGACCGGCAGCGGCAAGGTTCGGAAAGTGGATTTACGCAAGATTGCAGCGAGTGTTTTGGAAAGACGGTTGGCAAAAACGGCAGCAATAAAGGAAAAATAG